One stretch of Rosistilla oblonga DNA includes these proteins:
- a CDS encoding DUF4917 family protein, with protein MQPITFAKAIAATDHFSKRHLLLGNGFSIACRPDIFVYGKLFTQADFALVSQSARDAFDSLSTSDFEKVIRALNDTAAVADVYGIGPDAAVQMREDANALKELLVQTIAKSHPERPSDLSASEYQACQQFLSHFTTIYTFNYDLLLYWAQMHHENPDSVNSDDGFRTSQDDIDFDTESGYVIWEPGQSHGQNTWFLHGALHVFDSGLEIQKYTWRRTGVRLIEQTRKALHNDFFPLFVAEGTSDEKLLRIRHSDYLAKAYRSFQSIQKCLFIYGHSLAANDEHYLKLIERGKLEQVYVGIYGDPDSATNKQIVRRANLLRDNRQGKRTLKVDFFDAASANVWGP; from the coding sequence ATGCAACCAATCACCTTCGCTAAAGCTATTGCCGCGACTGATCACTTTTCCAAACGACACCTCTTGCTGGGCAACGGCTTTAGTATTGCCTGTCGCCCAGACATCTTTGTCTATGGCAAGCTGTTCACACAGGCGGACTTTGCGCTAGTTTCGCAATCGGCACGTGATGCGTTTGACTCGCTTTCAACTTCTGACTTCGAAAAAGTTATTCGTGCACTCAACGATACAGCAGCAGTCGCAGATGTATACGGGATCGGGCCTGATGCTGCTGTTCAAATGCGTGAGGATGCGAATGCGCTTAAGGAACTACTAGTCCAAACCATTGCGAAGAGTCACCCAGAACGGCCATCCGATCTTTCAGCATCAGAATACCAAGCATGCCAGCAGTTCTTAAGCCATTTCACGACCATATACACTTTCAACTACGACCTGCTGCTTTATTGGGCGCAAATGCATCATGAAAATCCAGACAGCGTAAATTCTGACGACGGATTTCGGACGTCACAGGACGACATCGACTTTGACACGGAATCAGGCTACGTGATTTGGGAACCCGGACAGTCACATGGCCAGAACACCTGGTTCCTGCATGGTGCATTGCACGTTTTTGATTCTGGATTAGAAATTCAAAAATACACTTGGCGTCGTACAGGCGTACGTTTGATCGAGCAAACTCGCAAGGCACTCCACAACGATTTCTTTCCACTCTTTGTCGCAGAAGGTACTTCTGATGAAAAACTTCTGCGGATTAGGCATAGTGATTACCTCGCTAAGGCATACCGTAGTTTTCAGTCCATTCAAAAATGCTTGTTCATATACGGGCATTCTCTAGCTGCGAACGATGAACATTACCTCAAGCTGATTGAGCGTGGTAAACTTGAGCAAGTTTACGTAGGAATCTACGGTGATCCTGACTCTGCTACAAACAAACAGATCGTACGTAGAGCGAATCTGCTCCGGGATAACCGTCAGGGCAAGAGAACTCTGAAGGTCGATTTTTTTGATGCCGCGAGTGCCAATGTTTGGGGCCCCTAG
- a CDS encoding adenylate/guanylate cyclase domain-containing protein, which yields MQRPITYRQALIFVAIIPIAAQLVGSAFNIFYNVAHVRPLISDAQQAVLLRSIMWVNCLVYPAATIAWGSVVWRFQSILSQRERALPIPPDRLESIQRLAINLPWWMILIGSLAWLSCIPMIVIPLNLADSGLDSRVPILLTVSIIVSAMIALTHAFFALELALHKCLFPLLFEKNQPSSIRGAYPLTLRGRGIAWSLSAVFCPIVSILLLFYVPQPEAQRGLAFPIAVGCIAMLFGLVSAWLVGRLYGTPIRELKKAAQAVGRGQLDTDIRLLRADEFGPLIEEFNHMTRGLREKESLRRMFGLHVGRQAAEQILASVPGLGGVEREVTVMFVDIRGFTSSSEGREPTEVVAVLNEFLTAMVEVVETQHHGMVNKYLGDGFMALFGVGDDRPQHADDAVDAGVSMIDRLAELNATFDSRQMPPLRIGIGIHTGTALVGSIGSNQRLEFTAIGDAVNIASRIESLTKTVGATMLLTAATHRRLKRTHDLQPHAPQPVKGIRDPIVTYGLRESAATH from the coding sequence ATGCAGCGTCCGATTACCTACCGCCAAGCCTTGATTTTTGTTGCGATCATTCCCATCGCGGCTCAATTGGTCGGTAGCGCGTTCAATATTTTTTACAACGTCGCCCACGTCCGCCCTCTAATCTCCGACGCTCAGCAGGCGGTGCTGCTGCGTTCGATCATGTGGGTCAATTGCCTTGTCTATCCGGCGGCGACGATTGCTTGGGGGAGCGTCGTCTGGCGTTTTCAATCGATACTGAGTCAGCGGGAGCGTGCCCTACCGATCCCCCCCGACCGACTTGAATCGATTCAACGCCTGGCGATCAATCTTCCCTGGTGGATGATTTTGATCGGCAGCCTGGCTTGGCTGTCTTGTATTCCGATGATCGTCATCCCGCTGAACCTCGCCGACAGCGGGCTCGACTCTCGAGTCCCGATCCTGTTGACGGTTTCGATCATCGTGTCGGCGATGATCGCGTTGACGCACGCCTTCTTTGCGTTGGAACTTGCTCTTCATAAGTGTCTGTTTCCGCTGTTGTTTGAAAAGAACCAGCCGTCGTCGATCCGGGGCGCGTATCCATTGACTCTCCGCGGTCGCGGGATCGCTTGGAGTCTGTCGGCGGTCTTCTGTCCGATCGTTTCGATCCTGCTGTTGTTCTACGTACCGCAGCCCGAGGCGCAGCGGGGGCTGGCGTTTCCGATCGCCGTCGGATGTATCGCGATGCTGTTCGGGCTCGTATCGGCGTGGCTGGTCGGTCGCTTGTACGGAACGCCGATCCGCGAGCTGAAGAAAGCCGCTCAAGCGGTTGGCCGCGGCCAGCTGGATACCGACATCCGGCTGTTGCGAGCCGATGAGTTTGGGCCGTTGATCGAAGAGTTCAACCACATGACACGGGGCCTACGAGAGAAGGAATCGCTGCGGCGGATGTTTGGTCTGCACGTCGGTCGCCAAGCGGCCGAACAGATCCTAGCCAGCGTGCCGGGGCTGGGCGGTGTGGAGCGAGAGGTCACGGTGATGTTTGTCGATATCCGCGGCTTCACCTCCAGCAGCGAAGGACGCGAGCCAACCGAAGTCGTTGCGGTGCTGAACGAGTTCCTGACGGCGATGGTCGAGGTCGTCGAGACGCAACATCACGGGATGGTCAACAAATATCTGGGCGATGGTTTTATGGCTCTGTTTGGCGTCGGCGACGATCGACCGCAACACGCCGACGATGCTGTCGATGCCGGGGTGAGCATGATCGATCGATTGGCGGAACTGAACGCGACGTTTGATTCGCGGCAGATGCCGCCGCTGCGGATCGGTATCGGGATCCATACGGGAACCGCGCTGGTCGGAAGTATCGGATCGAACCAACGGCTGGAATTCACGGCGATCGGGGATGCGGTGAACATCGCTTCGCGAATCGAATCTCTGACCAAAACCGTCGGCGCCACGATGCTGTTGACCGCGGCAACGCACAGGCGACTGAAGCGCACTCACGATCTGCAGCCTCACGCTCCGCAACCGGTCAAGGGAATCCGAGATCCGATCGTCACCTATGGTCTCCGCGAATCAGCCGCCACGCATTAG
- a CDS encoding LptF/LptG family permease: MPTRLTRYILWEITKVFLVAIVSLTVLILLIVVARELLRQGLGPAALLQLLPLFLPLSLQFALPTTALFAVSAVYGRIAADGEIATIKAAGISPLTIMKPAFIFGLILSPIAVGLNDLAVSWGKPGVKHVLLHSLEEIVYRRLQAQRSYSSDKGFSIHVQDVKDHRLLWPTVTLHNSGSELPITVTASEGSLHLNAERETLMLRLVDSRIEGGGAFRSHFPGEIVPEIPLNKAFAKGDPSSSRPADLPLYLIGPEAIRSEKAMSIDRQRLAAQTGFALANGRWSDIVGSPGAQLRGAIGGGAHRLTRLHVEPWRRWSFGFSCFFFVLVGAPLAIMAKTADYWTSFGMVFLPILLFYFPIFIVGQDYAKNGELPPYSVWMANSVVAIVAVFMIKRVWRY, from the coding sequence ATGCCGACACGGCTGACCCGATATATCCTCTGGGAAATCACGAAGGTGTTCCTGGTTGCGATTGTTTCGCTAACGGTGCTGATCTTATTGATCGTCGTCGCCCGCGAATTATTGCGCCAAGGGCTCGGGCCGGCTGCCTTGTTGCAGCTGTTGCCGTTGTTCCTGCCGCTGAGTCTGCAGTTTGCGTTGCCGACGACGGCGCTGTTTGCGGTGAGTGCCGTCTATGGCCGGATCGCGGCCGACGGAGAGATCGCGACGATCAAAGCCGCCGGGATTTCGCCACTAACGATCATGAAGCCCGCTTTTATTTTCGGGCTGATCCTCAGTCCGATCGCGGTGGGGCTGAACGATCTGGCTGTCTCCTGGGGCAAGCCGGGCGTCAAACATGTGCTGCTGCATTCACTCGAAGAGATCGTTTATCGACGACTCCAAGCCCAGCGTTCCTACAGTTCGGACAAGGGGTTCTCGATCCACGTCCAAGACGTCAAGGACCACCGACTGTTGTGGCCGACGGTCACGCTGCACAATTCGGGCAGCGAGTTGCCGATCACCGTCACAGCCAGCGAAGGAAGCTTGCATTTAAATGCCGAGCGGGAGACGTTGATGCTGCGGTTGGTCGACAGCCGAATCGAGGGGGGCGGAGCTTTCCGCAGCCACTTCCCCGGCGAGATCGTGCCGGAGATTCCACTGAACAAAGCCTTCGCCAAAGGTGATCCAAGCAGTTCGCGACCGGCGGATCTGCCGTTGTATCTGATTGGTCCCGAGGCGATCCGCAGCGAGAAAGCGATGTCGATCGACCGGCAACGGTTGGCGGCTCAGACAGGTTTCGCGTTAGCCAACGGGCGATGGAGCGATATCGTCGGATCGCCGGGGGCACAGCTGCGTGGAGCGATCGGTGGCGGCGCCCATCGGTTGACTCGATTGCACGTCGAACCCTGGCGACGCTGGTCGTTCGGATTCTCTTGTTTCTTCTTCGTGCTGGTCGGTGCACCGTTGGCGATCATGGCCAAGACCGCCGATTATTGGACCAGCTTTGGAATGGTCTTCCTGCCGATCCTGCTGTTCTATTTTCCGATCTTCATCGTCGGCCAGGACTATGCCAAAAACGGAGAATTGCCACCCTACAGTGTGTGGATGGCAAACTCCGTCGTGGCGATTGTCGCTGTCTTTATGATCAAACGCGTTTGGCGTTATTGA
- the galE gene encoding UDP-glucose 4-epimerase GalE — MRILVTGGAGYIGSHTCVELLQAGHELVVVDDLSNSKRESLRRVQQLAGKTLDFHELSLLDRDALTRVLAAADFDAVIHFAAFKAVGESVAKPLEYYQNNVTGTINLMDAMRSCGCKNLVYSSSCTVYGEPQQRPVTEDHPVAQAESPYGWTKLMTEQIMRDVYVSDPSWNFALLRYFNPVGAHPSGDIGEDPNGIPNNLMPFITQVALGKHEKLNVFGGDYDTPDGTCIRDYIHVVDLALAHVKAVEKVGTDEGIFTYNLGTGTGSSVLQVIAAFREATGIDLPYEIVDRRAGDVIVAYADPSRAERELGWKATRNLLDMCRDGWNWQHKNPEGMVEAV; from the coding sequence ATGCGAATTCTAGTGACCGGCGGTGCAGGCTATATCGGCAGCCACACCTGCGTGGAATTATTGCAGGCGGGGCACGAACTGGTCGTCGTCGACGACTTGAGCAACAGCAAACGCGAGTCGCTGCGCCGCGTCCAACAACTGGCTGGCAAGACGCTGGATTTCCACGAACTGAGCCTGTTGGATCGCGATGCGTTAACCCGCGTCTTGGCCGCTGCCGATTTTGATGCCGTGATCCACTTTGCAGCCTTTAAGGCGGTTGGTGAATCGGTCGCCAAACCGTTGGAGTATTACCAGAACAACGTCACCGGCACGATCAACCTGATGGATGCGATGCGCTCCTGCGGTTGCAAGAACCTCGTCTACAGTTCGTCCTGCACCGTTTATGGCGAACCGCAGCAACGCCCTGTGACCGAGGACCATCCGGTCGCTCAAGCGGAGAGCCCGTACGGTTGGACCAAGCTGATGACCGAGCAGATCATGCGCGACGTCTATGTCAGCGACCCCAGTTGGAACTTCGCTCTGCTGCGTTACTTCAATCCCGTCGGAGCCCATCCCAGCGGCGACATCGGCGAAGATCCCAATGGCATTCCTAACAATCTGATGCCATTCATCACGCAAGTTGCGTTGGGCAAACACGAGAAATTAAATGTCTTCGGCGGCGATTACGACACGCCCGATGGAACCTGCATCCGCGATTACATCCATGTCGTCGACCTCGCCCTGGCGCACGTCAAAGCTGTCGAGAAGGTCGGCACCGACGAGGGGATCTTCACGTACAATCTGGGAACGGGAACCGGGTCGAGCGTGTTGCAGGTGATCGCTGCGTTCCGCGAAGCAACCGGGATCGATCTGCCTTACGAAATCGTCGACCGTCGCGCCGGCGACGTGATCGTCGCGTATGCCGATCCGTCGCGTGCCGAGCGAGAACTGGGCTGGAAGGCGACGCGGAATCTATTGGACATGTGTCGCGATGGATGGAACTGGCAACACAAAAATCCCGAAGGGATGGTCGAAGCGGTCTAA
- a CDS encoding 3-keto-disaccharide hydrolase: MQRSAFIVPLLALVCTFANAQDTTSKFTSLVPESGLEGWHGRPHLDPRKYADVDAEKLAQWKQETEAHWSNKDGVLINDGHGPYLTTDKEYTDYELKLEYRTVAKADSGIYLRGTPQVQIWDTTDESKFKLGANLGSGALWNNSAGAPGKDPLVKADKPFGEWNSVRVIQVGQRTTVYLNDQLVVDNALMENYWDRSQPLFRSGPIQLQTHGGEILWRDVAIREIGADEANQILASHGNEGFESVFDGKTLNGWKGAVDNYEVVDGMIRCKPKHGGTLFTDKTYGDFKVRVMFRLPPGGNNGLAIRYPGEGNPAYSGMTELQVLDNTAEKYAKLDARQYHGSAYGMAAAARGFLRDVGQWNFQEVTVKGPTITVELNGNKILETDVSKVTEFMADTPHPGRELSKGHFGFAGHNDPVEFKEISILPL; encoded by the coding sequence ATGCAGCGTTCTGCTTTTATCGTTCCCCTTTTGGCGTTGGTTTGCACCTTCGCCAACGCACAAGATACCACATCGAAGTTCACCTCTTTGGTCCCCGAATCGGGACTCGAAGGCTGGCACGGGCGTCCCCATTTGGACCCCCGCAAATATGCTGACGTCGACGCGGAAAAGCTTGCTCAATGGAAGCAAGAGACCGAAGCCCACTGGTCGAACAAAGACGGCGTGCTGATCAACGACGGCCACGGCCCGTACCTGACGACCGACAAAGAATACACCGATTACGAACTGAAGCTGGAATACCGCACCGTTGCCAAAGCGGACAGCGGGATCTATCTGCGCGGCACACCGCAGGTTCAGATCTGGGACACGACCGACGAAAGCAAATTCAAACTGGGTGCCAACCTCGGCTCCGGCGCCCTCTGGAACAACTCCGCCGGCGCTCCCGGCAAAGACCCACTGGTCAAAGCCGACAAGCCGTTCGGCGAATGGAACTCGGTTCGCGTGATCCAAGTCGGTCAACGCACGACCGTCTACCTGAACGATCAATTGGTCGTCGACAACGCATTGATGGAAAACTACTGGGACCGCAGCCAACCGCTATTCCGCAGCGGCCCAATCCAACTGCAAACCCACGGCGGAGAGATCCTGTGGCGCGACGTTGCGATCCGCGAGATCGGTGCCGACGAAGCGAATCAGATCCTGGCGTCTCATGGAAACGAAGGCTTCGAATCGGTATTCGATGGCAAAACGCTGAACGGTTGGAAGGGTGCAGTCGACAACTACGAAGTCGTCGACGGCATGATCCGCTGCAAGCCAAAGCATGGCGGAACCCTGTTCACCGACAAGACCTACGGCGACTTCAAGGTCCGCGTGATGTTCCGTCTGCCTCCAGGCGGCAACAACGGCTTGGCGATTCGTTACCCCGGCGAAGGCAACCCAGCTTATTCGGGAATGACCGAACTGCAGGTTCTGGACAACACAGCTGAAAAGTATGCCAAGCTCGACGCGCGGCAATATCACGGTTCGGCTTACGGCATGGCAGCGGCAGCTCGCGGCTTCCTTCGCGACGTCGGCCAATGGAACTTCCAAGAAGTGACAGTCAAAGGACCGACGATCACTGTCGAACTCAACGGCAACAAGATCTTGGAGACCGACGTCAGCAAGGTGACCGAATTCATGGCCGATACGCCACACCCAGGTCGCGAACTCAGCAAAGGTCACTTCGGATTCGCTGGACACAACGATCCGGTCGAATTCAAAGAGATCAGCATCTTGCCACTGTAA
- a CDS encoding redoxin domain-containing protein: MLRSLVATVLVVASIASPLSAADSLAGHLGTQLSQIDADDFRGRRWQLEDFDQPQLLVVAFLGTQCPLAKLYATRLVELEKEYASRGVGFVAVMSNTQDSIAEIAAFARDHKLTFPVLKDAGNRIADRLAAERTPEVFLLDRERKVIYWGRVDDQYGIGYARDFPRSFDLKNAIDDRLADRPIKTPVTRSIGCIIGRQKKADSDSKVTFGNQVSRILQKHCVECHREGEIAPFALTDYDEVSGWADMIAETVRGGRMPPWHADPAHGSFANDRSMSDEDKQTLYDWADAGAPAGDLANLPEPIQYTPGWLLPKEPDMVVNVSPEPFEVPADGAVKYQYFRVDPGFTEDKWLRYAELQPGNREVVHHILAFARDKDGTKRLNAERGYLVGYVPGTRIEPIPKGWAKKIPAGSELIFQVHYTPIGSPQIDHSRLGMIFADDAEVTHEIVTTSAVQPRLNIPPGDDNYTVTAVQRDLPDSQLLGFSPHMHLRGKAFRYELIDPSGDRSTLLDIPAYDFNWQTFYLFDNPMSIDAGSQMLCTAAFDNSSKNLNNPDPTATVRWGDQTWDEMMIGYFHYAVPRGEVKLDAATMRQRAADEVRRNTRLRVFERIDIDGDGKITRKQTPAQLHATFDRLDRNSDSILTRAEVETGD, from the coding sequence GTGCTTCGCTCGCTCGTTGCTACTGTATTGGTCGTTGCTTCAATCGCCTCTCCACTCTCCGCTGCCGATTCGTTGGCTGGGCATCTAGGGACGCAGCTGTCTCAGATCGATGCCGACGATTTTCGTGGCCGGCGTTGGCAACTCGAAGACTTTGACCAGCCGCAACTGTTAGTCGTCGCGTTCCTGGGGACGCAGTGTCCGCTGGCAAAACTGTATGCGACGCGGTTGGTCGAGCTCGAAAAAGAATACGCTTCCCGCGGTGTCGGCTTTGTCGCGGTGATGAGCAACACGCAGGATTCGATCGCTGAGATCGCCGCCTTTGCTCGCGATCACAAGTTGACGTTTCCCGTGCTCAAAGACGCCGGGAATCGGATCGCCGATCGACTGGCTGCCGAGCGGACGCCGGAAGTCTTCCTGTTGGACCGCGAGCGAAAGGTCATCTATTGGGGACGCGTCGACGACCAATACGGGATCGGTTACGCCCGCGATTTCCCTCGCAGCTTCGATCTCAAAAATGCGATCGACGATCGACTGGCCGATCGGCCGATCAAGACGCCGGTGACGCGATCGATTGGATGTATCATCGGCCGTCAAAAGAAAGCCGACAGCGATTCGAAGGTCACTTTTGGCAATCAGGTTTCGCGGATCCTGCAGAAGCACTGCGTCGAGTGCCATCGCGAGGGAGAGATCGCGCCGTTTGCGTTGACCGATTACGATGAGGTCTCCGGCTGGGCCGACATGATCGCTGAAACCGTTCGCGGCGGACGGATGCCTCCATGGCACGCCGATCCCGCGCACGGTTCGTTTGCAAACGATCGCTCGATGTCCGACGAGGACAAACAGACGCTGTACGATTGGGCCGACGCGGGGGCTCCGGCGGGCGATCTGGCGAATCTTCCCGAGCCGATTCAATACACTCCCGGCTGGCTGCTGCCCAAAGAGCCCGACATGGTCGTGAACGTCAGCCCCGAGCCTTTCGAGGTTCCAGCCGATGGGGCTGTGAAGTATCAATATTTCCGAGTCGATCCAGGTTTCACCGAAGACAAATGGCTGCGTTATGCCGAACTACAGCCCGGCAATCGCGAAGTGGTCCATCACATCTTGGCTTTCGCTCGCGACAAAGACGGGACGAAGCGGCTCAATGCAGAGCGAGGCTACTTGGTCGGATATGTTCCCGGCACACGGATCGAACCGATTCCCAAGGGCTGGGCTAAAAAGATTCCCGCCGGCAGCGAGCTGATATTCCAGGTCCACTACACGCCGATCGGGTCGCCGCAGATCGATCACAGCCGACTGGGGATGATCTTTGCCGACGATGCAGAGGTGACTCACGAGATCGTCACCACCAGCGCGGTGCAGCCTCGTTTGAACATTCCGCCCGGCGACGATAACTACACCGTCACGGCGGTCCAACGCGATCTGCCCGACAGCCAACTGCTGGGCTTCAGTCCCCACATGCATCTGCGCGGCAAGGCGTTCCGTTACGAATTGATCGACCCCAGCGGGGATCGCAGCACGTTGTTGGACATTCCCGCGTACGACTTCAATTGGCAGACGTTTTATCTGTTCGACAATCCGATGTCGATCGACGCGGGATCGCAGATGTTGTGCACCGCCGCGTTTGATAACAGTTCCAAGAACCTGAATAATCCCGATCCGACAGCAACAGTTCGCTGGGGCGATCAGACTTGGGACGAGATGATGATCGGGTACTTCCATTACGCGGTGCCGCGTGGCGAAGTGAAGCTGGACGCGGCGACGATGCGCCAGCGGGCGGCCGATGAGGTGCGTCGAAACACCCGCTTGCGAGTCTTCGAGCGGATCGATATCGATGGCGATGGCAAGATCACTCGCAAGCAAACGCCCGCTCAATTGCATGCAACCTTCGATCGCTTGGATCGCAATAGTGATAGCATTCTGACGCGTGCCGAGGTCGAAACGGGCGACTGA